One genomic segment of Stigmatopora argus isolate UIUO_Sarg chromosome 3, RoL_Sarg_1.0, whole genome shotgun sequence includes these proteins:
- the samm50 gene encoding sorting and assembly machinery component 50 homolog A isoform X2, producing MGTVHARSLDPLPMQGPELGVHADDIEPPDIEQEPKQEILENKDVIVQRVHIDGLGRTKEDLLSYEISDVFRAKNLIDVMKRSHQARQKLLRLGIFRKVEVVIDTSRGDDALPNGLDVTFEVTELRRMTGSYNTMVGNNEGSMVLGMKLPNVFGRAEKLTFQFSYGTKETSYGLSFFKPQVGNFERNITLNAYKVTGQFPWSSLRETDRGVSAELNFPVWKTNQTLKWEGVWRDLGCLARTASFAVRQESGHTLKSSLAHAMVIDTRNSSILPRKGGLLKIHQELAGYTGGDASFLKEDFEIQLNKSLFWDSVLSASLWGGLLLPIGDKPTSIADRFYLGGPTSIRGFSMYSMGPQSEGDYLGGEAYWAGGLHLYTPLPFRPGKGGFGDLFRTHFFLNAGNLCNLNYGEGPQAHLKKLAECIRWSYGLGIVLRLGNIARLELNYCIPMGVQSGDRICDGVQFGAGIRFL from the exons ATGGGCACCGTCCACGCAAGG AGCTTGGACCCTCTGCCCATGCAGGGTCCTGAGTTGGGTGTCCATGCCGATGACATCGAACCTCCTGATATCGAGCAGGAGCCCAAACAGGAAATTCTAGAAAACAAGGAT GTGATAGTCCAGCGTGTGCATATAGATGGGCTTGGGAGAACCAAGGAGGACCTGCTGTCTTATGAGATTTCAGACGTCTTTCGTGCAAAGAATTTAATTGAC GTGATGAAAAGATCCCATCAAGCCAGGCAGAAGCTGCTCCGTCTTGGAATCTTCCGCAAAGTGGAAGTTGTTATTGACACCTctagag GTGATGATGCTCTTCCTAATGGCCTCGATGTGACATTCGAGGTCACCGAACTGAGGCGGATGACTGGCAGTTACAACACTATGGTTGGGAACAATGAAGGAAGTATG GTGCTAGGTATGAAGTTGCCCAATGTCTTTGGCCGAGCCGAAAAACTCACGTTTCAGTTCTCGTACGGCACCAAAGAGACTTCATACGGTCTCTCATTTTTCAAACCTCAAGTGGGAAACTTTGAACGCAA CATCACACTCAATGCCTACAAAGTAACCGGTCAGTTTCCCTGGAGTTCGCTGAGGGAGACGGATCGAGGCGTTTCTGCCGAGCTGAAC TTTCCGGTTTGGAAGACGAACCAAACCCTGAAGTGGGAAGGGGTCTGGAGAGACTTGGGATGCTTGGCTCGCACTGCCTCCTTCGCTGTCCGGCAAGAGAGTGGACATACACTTAAGTCGTCACTTGCG CACGCTATGGTCATCGACACCAGAAACTCCTCCATCTTGCCAAGAAAAGGTGGCCTGTTAAAAATACACCAG GAGCTTGCTGGTTACACTGGTGGAGATGCCAGTTTTCTGAAGGAGGACTTTGAAATCCAGCTCAATAAAAGCCTTTTCTGGGACTCT GTTCTGTCTGCTTCCCTGTGGGGGGGTTTGCTGCTACCTATTGGTGACAAGCCAACAAGCATAGCAGATAG ATTCTATTTGGGTGGCCCCACCAGTATTCGTGGTTTCAGCATGTACAGCATGGGTCCGCAAAGTGAAG GTGATTACCTGGGAGGAGAGGCCTACTGGGCAGGAGGCCTTCACCTTTATACTCCGCTGCCTTTCCGACCTGGCAAGGGGGGCTTCGGCGACCTTTTCCGAACACATTTTTTCCTCAACGCAGGGAACCTTTGTAATCTTAACTATG GGGAGGGCCCTCAAGCACACTTGAAGAAACTTGCAGAGTGCATCCGCTGGTCATATGGACTTGGAATCGTGTTGCGTTTGGGGAACATTGCCAGACTGGAACTCAACTACTGCATTCCCATGGGAGTACAGAGTGGAGACAG GATATGTGATGGAGTTCAGTTTGGAGCAGGCATACGCTTCCTCTGA
- the api5 gene encoding apoptosis inhibitor 5 isoform X2 — protein sequence MAVTIEDLYRSYGVLADAKDNVSKHKDAYQVILDGVKGGPKEKRLAAQFIPKFFSSFPELADAAINAQLDLCEDDDVSIRRQAIKELPRFATGDNILKVADILTQLLQTDDTAEFNQVNVSLISIFKIDAKGTLGGLFSQVLQGEDIVRERAIKFLSNKLKTLSEDVMTKEVEEYVFTETKKVLEDVTGEEFVLLMRLVSGLRVLQTVSGRQQLVELVVEQAFLEQALNPADPDTVDRLLQCTRQALPLFSKNVHSTRFVTYFCEHVLPNLSSLTTPVAELDIQLEVLKLMAEMSPFCGDMEKLETNLNMLFTKLLEYMPLPPEEVENGEQSANEEPKLQFSYVECLLFSFHQLGKKLPDFLIDKVDAERLKDFKIRLQYFARGLQVYIRQLRVALQGKTGEALKTDENKIKVVALKITNNINVLIKDLFHNPPSFKSTITLSWKPVQKAEAAAVALKRPSSDDAASGTTLKKQVVPQPRRDARQIYNPPSGKYSASLGNLNYGPP from the exons ATGGCGGTCACTATTGAGGATCTCTATCGAAGCTACGGGGTCCTTGCCGATGCTAAGGACAACGTCAGCAAG CACAAAGATGCCTACCAAGTCATCTTGGATGGAGTGAAAGGCGGGCCCAAAGAGAAGCGACTGGCGGCTCAGTTTATCCCCAAATTCTTCAGCAGCTTCCCGGAGTTGGCGGATGCTGCCATCAACGCCCAGCTGGATCTCTGCGAAGATGATGACGTCTCG ATTCGGCGGCAGGCTATCAAGGAGCTGCCGCGGTTTGCAACTGGTGACAACATACTCAAAGTGGCAGATATTCTCACCCAGCTCCTCCAGACAG ATGACACTGCTGAATTCAACCAAGTGAACGTTTCGCTCATTTCCATCTTCAAGATTGATGCAAAGG GCACTCTTGGTGGGCTCTTCTCGCAGGTTCTTCAAGGGGAGGACATTGTGCGGGAGAGGGCCATCAAATTTCTATCCAACAAACTCAAGACCCTGTCCGAGGACGTCATGACAAAGGAAGTTGAGGAGTACGTCTTTACTGAGACTAAGAAg GTGCTGGAGGACGTCACTGGTGAGGAGTTTGTGCTGCTGATGCGCTTGGTGTCGGGTCTGCGCGTGTTGCAGACGGTAAGCGGGCGCCAGCAGCTGGTGGAGCTGGTGGTGGAGCAAGCCTTCCTTGAGCAGGCGCTCAACCCAGCCGACCCCGATACGGTTGACCGCTTGCTTCAGTGTACGCGTCAGGCTCTGCCCCTCTTCTCT AAAAATGTCCATTCCACTCGTTTCGTGACCTACTTTTGTGAACATGTCCTTCCCAACCTCAGCTCGCTGACGACGCCCGTGGCTGAGCTGGACATTCAACTTGAG GTCCTAAAGCTGATGGCGGAGATGAGTCCTTTCTGCGGCGACATGGAGAAGCTTGAGACCAATCTCAACATGCTCTTTACAAAGCTTTTG gaaTACATGCCTCTCCCGCCAGAAGAGGTGGAAAACGGCGAGCAGTCAGCCAACGAGGAACCCAAGCTGCAATTTAGCTACGTGGAGTGTCTGCTCTTCAGCTTCCACCAGCTTGGCAAGAAGCTGCCCGACTTCCTCATTGACAAAGTAGACGCTGAGCGCCTCAAAGACTTCAAGATCAG GTTACAGTATTTTGCCAGAGGCCTTCAGGTGTACATCAGACAACTGCGTGTGGCTCTGCAGGGGAAGACTGGAGAAGCGCTTAAGACAGATGAG AACAaaatcaaagtggtggccctcAAGATCACAAACAACATCAATGTTCTTATCAAG GATCTCTTCCACAACCCCCCATCGTTCAAGAGCACTATCACGCTGTCTTGGAAGCCTGTCCAGAAAGCTGAGGCGGCGGCTGTCGC TCTCAAGCGTCCATCCAGTGATGACGCGGCCTCGGGCACCACCCTGAAAAAGCAGGTTGTCCCGCAGCCTCGCCGGGACGCGCGGCAAATTTACAACCCACCCAGTGGCAAATACAGCGCCTCCCTCGGGAACTTGAACTATG
- the uqcc6 gene encoding ubiquinol-cytochrome-c reductase complex assembly factor 6 produces the protein MPAGVSWTRYLRMYGASILAMFVGAQVVHQYYLPDLTIPEIPPNPGELRTELLGFKLREAPAQHHAEAKPKLD, from the exons ATGCCTGCCGGAGTGTCGTGGACCCGGTACTTGAGGATGTACGGAGCTAGCATATTGGCTATGTTTGTTGGGGCACAGGTGGTCCATCAGTACTATTTACCTGATCTG ACTATACCAGAGATCCCTCCAAACCCTGGCGAGCTTCGGACAGAATTACTTGGGTTCAAACTCAGAGAAGCACCTGCACAGCATCACGCGGAAGCAAAACCAAAACTGGATTAA
- the efcab10 gene encoding EF-hand calcium-binding domain-containing protein 10, producing MATEREKEASAYLEKHKIFDLMKNLTSMLFFYRPDDPKEFLIEKLQQLKEARDSGQKAPSLLSHSNLDAAFGIVDPANDRYITFAQYKQALISLGMKDINECPDGVNDDKISYDTFITEGMLSLEKCSATYKQPET from the exons ATGGCAACTGAGCGAGAGAAAGAAGCTTCTGCTTAcctggaaaaacacaaaatcttCGACCTCATGAAAAACCTCACAAGCATGCTGTTCTTCTATAGACCCG ACGATCCCAAAGAGTTTCTTATCGAGAAATTACAACAGCTGAAAGAGGCTCGGGATAGCGGACAAAAAGCGCCCAGTTTGCTCAGCCATTCCAATCTTGATGCAGCGTTTGGTATAGTAGACCCAGCCAATGACAGATACATCACGTTTGCACAATACAAACAGG CTCTCATCTCATTGGGAATGAAGGACATCAACGAGTGTCCTGATGGTGTAAATGATGACAAAATATCCTATGATACTTTCATTACAGAAGG GATGCTAAGCCTGGAGAAATGCTCTGCCACTTACAAGCAACCGGAAACATAA
- the LOC144071861 gene encoding G/T mismatch-specific thymine DNA glycosylase-like isoform X1: protein MYDSKSSVNMEENEFTPLTVPTDYFQQWYQSSQQYPEVQHVVSHNNHYTDGTKDEPVMAELSVHREQPLYPEQFYQNYSHYQEPVYQQEPQQHPSYPQQQQQQQQYNVQQQETQYQHTVLQQQEPQYQNTTQQQEPNVPHQPPPATPPQVMTPVKKKRGRPPKIQREEGVAVKDEEEEARETAAKKAKRMLNRFNGMSVAEVMAKTLPDVITYNLDILIIGINPGLISAYKGHHYPNPGNHFWKCLFLSGFTEEQLNFMHDESLPEKYGIGFTNMVERTTPGSKDLSSKEIREGGRQLLEKLQKYKPLIAAFNGKGIYEIFCKEIFGVKAKNLDFGLQPYKIPDTETVCYLMPSSSPRCAQFPRAQDKVHFYIKLKELRDHMKGAVPKREVLETDYSFNLEKAKEDAKRLAIKEEQMDPEYESCSGQNTHANPVESF, encoded by the exons ATGTATGACAG taAATCGTCTGTTAATATGGAGGAAAACGAGTTTACACCGTTGACGGTCCCCACGGATTATTTCCAACAGTG GTACCAGTCGAGCCAGCAGTACCCAGAGGTGCAGCATGTGGTGTCCCACAACAACCACTATACCGACGGCACCAAGGATGAGCCCGTCATGGCCGAATTGTCGGTGCACCGGGAGCAGCCGCTCTATCCAGAGCAATTTTATCAGAATTACTCCCACTACCAGGAGCCCGTTTACCAGCAGGAGCCACAGCAGCATCCATCCtacccacaacaacaacaacaacaacaacaatataatGTCCAACAACAGGAAACGCAATACCAACACACTGTACTACAACAACAAGAACCTCAATACCAAAATACAACGCAGCAACAGGAGCCTAATGTTCCCCATCAACCTCCACCTGCCACTCCACCCCAAG tAATGACGCCAGTGAAGAAGAAGCGAGGTCGCCCGCCAAAGATCCAGCGTGAAGAAGGAGTAGCAGTaaaagatgaggaggaggaagccAGGGAGACAGCGGCGAAAAAGGCCAAAAGGATGCTGAACCGCTTCAACGGCATGTCAGTGGCTGAGGTTATGGCCAAAACACTGCCTGATGTTATTACCTACAATCTTGACATTTTGATT ATTGGTATTAACCCGGGACTTATATCGGCATACAAAGGACACCATTACCCCAACCCTGGGAACCATTTCT ggAAGTGTTTGTTTCTGTCGGGTTTCACTGAAGAACAGCTGAACTTCATGCACGATGAGAGCCTGCCAGAAAAATATGGAATCGGCTTCACCAACATGGTAGAGAGGACCACGCCTGGCAGTAAAGACCTTTCGAG TAAGGAAATCCGCGAAGGAGGGCGGCAACTGcttgaaaaactgcaaaaatacaAGCCGCTGATTGCTGCTTTTAATGGAAAAG GTATTTATGAAATCTTCTGCAAGGAAATTTTTGGTGTGAAGGCAAAGAACTTGGATTTTGGATTGCAACCGTACAAGATCCCTGACACTGAAACC GTGTGTTACTTGATGCCATCGTCCAGCCCACGGTGTGCCCAGTTCCCCCGCGCGCAAGACAAAGTGCACTTCTATATCAAGCTGAAGGAACTACGAGACCACATGAAAGGCgcagttcccaaacgggaggtgctggagacAGACTACTCCTTTAATCTAGAGAAGGCAAAAG AAGATGCAAAGAGGCTCGCTATCAAAGAGGAGCAGATGGATCCTGAGTACGAAAGCTGCAGTGGTCAGAATACGCATGCCAATCCGGTCGAGTCTTTCTGA
- the api5 gene encoding apoptosis inhibitor 5 isoform X1: protein MAVTIEDLYRSYGVLADAKDNVSKHKDAYQVILDGVKGGPKEKRLAAQFIPKFFSSFPELADAAINAQLDLCEDDDVSIRRQAIKELPRFATGDNILKVADILTQLLQTDDTAEFNQVNVSLISIFKIDAKGTLGGLFSQVLQGEDIVRERAIKFLSNKLKTLSEDVMTKEVEEYVFTETKKVLEDVTGEEFVLLMRLVSGLRVLQTVSGRQQLVELVVEQAFLEQALNPADPDTVDRLLQCTRQALPLFSKNVHSTRFVTYFCEHVLPNLSSLTTPVAELDIQLEVLKLMAEMSPFCGDMEKLETNLNMLFTKLLEYMPLPPEEVENGEQSANEEPKLQFSYVECLLFSFHQLGKKLPDFLIDKVDAERLKDFKIRLQYFARGLQVYIRQLRVALQGKTGEALKTDENKIKVVALKITNNINVLIKDLFHNPPSFKSTITLSWKPVQKAEAAAVALKRPSSDDAASGTTLKKQVVPQPRRDARQIYNPPSGKYSASLGNLNYEQRGGFRGGRGRGFGTRGNRSRGRIY, encoded by the exons ATGGCGGTCACTATTGAGGATCTCTATCGAAGCTACGGGGTCCTTGCCGATGCTAAGGACAACGTCAGCAAG CACAAAGATGCCTACCAAGTCATCTTGGATGGAGTGAAAGGCGGGCCCAAAGAGAAGCGACTGGCGGCTCAGTTTATCCCCAAATTCTTCAGCAGCTTCCCGGAGTTGGCGGATGCTGCCATCAACGCCCAGCTGGATCTCTGCGAAGATGATGACGTCTCG ATTCGGCGGCAGGCTATCAAGGAGCTGCCGCGGTTTGCAACTGGTGACAACATACTCAAAGTGGCAGATATTCTCACCCAGCTCCTCCAGACAG ATGACACTGCTGAATTCAACCAAGTGAACGTTTCGCTCATTTCCATCTTCAAGATTGATGCAAAGG GCACTCTTGGTGGGCTCTTCTCGCAGGTTCTTCAAGGGGAGGACATTGTGCGGGAGAGGGCCATCAAATTTCTATCCAACAAACTCAAGACCCTGTCCGAGGACGTCATGACAAAGGAAGTTGAGGAGTACGTCTTTACTGAGACTAAGAAg GTGCTGGAGGACGTCACTGGTGAGGAGTTTGTGCTGCTGATGCGCTTGGTGTCGGGTCTGCGCGTGTTGCAGACGGTAAGCGGGCGCCAGCAGCTGGTGGAGCTGGTGGTGGAGCAAGCCTTCCTTGAGCAGGCGCTCAACCCAGCCGACCCCGATACGGTTGACCGCTTGCTTCAGTGTACGCGTCAGGCTCTGCCCCTCTTCTCT AAAAATGTCCATTCCACTCGTTTCGTGACCTACTTTTGTGAACATGTCCTTCCCAACCTCAGCTCGCTGACGACGCCCGTGGCTGAGCTGGACATTCAACTTGAG GTCCTAAAGCTGATGGCGGAGATGAGTCCTTTCTGCGGCGACATGGAGAAGCTTGAGACCAATCTCAACATGCTCTTTACAAAGCTTTTG gaaTACATGCCTCTCCCGCCAGAAGAGGTGGAAAACGGCGAGCAGTCAGCCAACGAGGAACCCAAGCTGCAATTTAGCTACGTGGAGTGTCTGCTCTTCAGCTTCCACCAGCTTGGCAAGAAGCTGCCCGACTTCCTCATTGACAAAGTAGACGCTGAGCGCCTCAAAGACTTCAAGATCAG GTTACAGTATTTTGCCAGAGGCCTTCAGGTGTACATCAGACAACTGCGTGTGGCTCTGCAGGGGAAGACTGGAGAAGCGCTTAAGACAGATGAG AACAaaatcaaagtggtggccctcAAGATCACAAACAACATCAATGTTCTTATCAAG GATCTCTTCCACAACCCCCCATCGTTCAAGAGCACTATCACGCTGTCTTGGAAGCCTGTCCAGAAAGCTGAGGCGGCGGCTGTCGC TCTCAAGCGTCCATCCAGTGATGACGCGGCCTCGGGCACCACCCTGAAAAAGCAGGTTGTCCCGCAGCCTCGCCGGGACGCGCGGCAAATTTACAACCCACCCAGTGGCAAATACAGCGCCTCCCTCGGGAACTTGAACTATG AGCAGCGTGGCGGCTTCAGGGGCGGACGGGGACGGGGCTTCGGCACCAGAGGCAACAGAAGCCGGGGGCGGATCTACTGA
- the LOC144071861 gene encoding G/T mismatch-specific thymine DNA glycosylase-like isoform X3, translating into MYDRYQSSQQYPEVQHVVSHNNHYTDGTKDEPVMAELSVHREQPLYPEQFYQNYSHYQEPVYQQEPQQHPSYPQQQQQQQQYNVQQQETQYQHTVLQQQEPQYQNTTQQQEPNVPHQPPPATPPQVMTPVKKKRGRPPKIQREEGVAVKDEEEEARETAAKKAKRMLNRFNGMSVAEVMAKTLPDVITYNLDILIIGINPGLISAYKGHHYPNPGNHFWKCLFLSGFTEEQLNFMHDESLPEKYGIGFTNMVERTTPGSKDLSSKEIREGGRQLLEKLQKYKPLIAAFNGKGIYEIFCKEIFGVKAKNLDFGLQPYKIPDTETVCYLMPSSSPRCAQFPRAQDKVHFYIKLKELRDHMKGAVPKREVLETDYSFNLEKAKEDAKRLAIKEEQMDPEYESCSGQNTHANPVESF; encoded by the exons ATGTATGACAG GTACCAGTCGAGCCAGCAGTACCCAGAGGTGCAGCATGTGGTGTCCCACAACAACCACTATACCGACGGCACCAAGGATGAGCCCGTCATGGCCGAATTGTCGGTGCACCGGGAGCAGCCGCTCTATCCAGAGCAATTTTATCAGAATTACTCCCACTACCAGGAGCCCGTTTACCAGCAGGAGCCACAGCAGCATCCATCCtacccacaacaacaacaacaacaacaacaatataatGTCCAACAACAGGAAACGCAATACCAACACACTGTACTACAACAACAAGAACCTCAATACCAAAATACAACGCAGCAACAGGAGCCTAATGTTCCCCATCAACCTCCACCTGCCACTCCACCCCAAG tAATGACGCCAGTGAAGAAGAAGCGAGGTCGCCCGCCAAAGATCCAGCGTGAAGAAGGAGTAGCAGTaaaagatgaggaggaggaagccAGGGAGACAGCGGCGAAAAAGGCCAAAAGGATGCTGAACCGCTTCAACGGCATGTCAGTGGCTGAGGTTATGGCCAAAACACTGCCTGATGTTATTACCTACAATCTTGACATTTTGATT ATTGGTATTAACCCGGGACTTATATCGGCATACAAAGGACACCATTACCCCAACCCTGGGAACCATTTCT ggAAGTGTTTGTTTCTGTCGGGTTTCACTGAAGAACAGCTGAACTTCATGCACGATGAGAGCCTGCCAGAAAAATATGGAATCGGCTTCACCAACATGGTAGAGAGGACCACGCCTGGCAGTAAAGACCTTTCGAG TAAGGAAATCCGCGAAGGAGGGCGGCAACTGcttgaaaaactgcaaaaatacaAGCCGCTGATTGCTGCTTTTAATGGAAAAG GTATTTATGAAATCTTCTGCAAGGAAATTTTTGGTGTGAAGGCAAAGAACTTGGATTTTGGATTGCAACCGTACAAGATCCCTGACACTGAAACC GTGTGTTACTTGATGCCATCGTCCAGCCCACGGTGTGCCCAGTTCCCCCGCGCGCAAGACAAAGTGCACTTCTATATCAAGCTGAAGGAACTACGAGACCACATGAAAGGCgcagttcccaaacgggaggtgctggagacAGACTACTCCTTTAATCTAGAGAAGGCAAAAG AAGATGCAAAGAGGCTCGCTATCAAAGAGGAGCAGATGGATCCTGAGTACGAAAGCTGCAGTGGTCAGAATACGCATGCCAATCCGGTCGAGTCTTTCTGA
- the samm50 gene encoding sorting and assembly machinery component 50 homolog A isoform X1, which produces MGTVHARSLDPLPMQGPELGVHADDIEPPDIEQEPKQEILENKDVIVQRVHIDGLGRTKEDLLSYEISDVFRAKNLIDVMKRSHQARQKLLRLGIFRKVEVVIDTSRGDDALPNGLDVTFEVTELRRMTGSYNTMVGNNEGSMVLGMKLPNVFGRAEKLTFQFSYGTKETSYGLSFFKPQVGNFERNITLNAYKVTGQFPWSSLRETDRGVSAELNFPVWKTNQTLKWEGVWRDLGCLARTASFAVRQESGHTLKSSLAHAMVIDTRNSSILPRKGGLLKIHQELAGYTGGDASFLKEDFEIQLNKSLFWDSVLSASLWGGLLLPIGDKPTSIADRFYLGGPTSIRGFSMYSMGPQSEGMTGDYLGGEAYWAGGLHLYTPLPFRPGKGGFGDLFRTHFFLNAGNLCNLNYGEGPQAHLKKLAECIRWSYGLGIVLRLGNIARLELNYCIPMGVQSGDRICDGVQFGAGIRFL; this is translated from the exons ATGGGCACCGTCCACGCAAGG AGCTTGGACCCTCTGCCCATGCAGGGTCCTGAGTTGGGTGTCCATGCCGATGACATCGAACCTCCTGATATCGAGCAGGAGCCCAAACAGGAAATTCTAGAAAACAAGGAT GTGATAGTCCAGCGTGTGCATATAGATGGGCTTGGGAGAACCAAGGAGGACCTGCTGTCTTATGAGATTTCAGACGTCTTTCGTGCAAAGAATTTAATTGAC GTGATGAAAAGATCCCATCAAGCCAGGCAGAAGCTGCTCCGTCTTGGAATCTTCCGCAAAGTGGAAGTTGTTATTGACACCTctagag GTGATGATGCTCTTCCTAATGGCCTCGATGTGACATTCGAGGTCACCGAACTGAGGCGGATGACTGGCAGTTACAACACTATGGTTGGGAACAATGAAGGAAGTATG GTGCTAGGTATGAAGTTGCCCAATGTCTTTGGCCGAGCCGAAAAACTCACGTTTCAGTTCTCGTACGGCACCAAAGAGACTTCATACGGTCTCTCATTTTTCAAACCTCAAGTGGGAAACTTTGAACGCAA CATCACACTCAATGCCTACAAAGTAACCGGTCAGTTTCCCTGGAGTTCGCTGAGGGAGACGGATCGAGGCGTTTCTGCCGAGCTGAAC TTTCCGGTTTGGAAGACGAACCAAACCCTGAAGTGGGAAGGGGTCTGGAGAGACTTGGGATGCTTGGCTCGCACTGCCTCCTTCGCTGTCCGGCAAGAGAGTGGACATACACTTAAGTCGTCACTTGCG CACGCTATGGTCATCGACACCAGAAACTCCTCCATCTTGCCAAGAAAAGGTGGCCTGTTAAAAATACACCAG GAGCTTGCTGGTTACACTGGTGGAGATGCCAGTTTTCTGAAGGAGGACTTTGAAATCCAGCTCAATAAAAGCCTTTTCTGGGACTCT GTTCTGTCTGCTTCCCTGTGGGGGGGTTTGCTGCTACCTATTGGTGACAAGCCAACAAGCATAGCAGATAG ATTCTATTTGGGTGGCCCCACCAGTATTCGTGGTTTCAGCATGTACAGCATGGGTCCGCAAAGTGAA GGTATGACAGGTGATTACCTGGGAGGAGAGGCCTACTGGGCAGGAGGCCTTCACCTTTATACTCCGCTGCCTTTCCGACCTGGCAAGGGGGGCTTCGGCGACCTTTTCCGAACACATTTTTTCCTCAACGCAGGGAACCTTTGTAATCTTAACTATG GGGAGGGCCCTCAAGCACACTTGAAGAAACTTGCAGAGTGCATCCGCTGGTCATATGGACTTGGAATCGTGTTGCGTTTGGGGAACATTGCCAGACTGGAACTCAACTACTGCATTCCCATGGGAGTACAGAGTGGAGACAG GATATGTGATGGAGTTCAGTTTGGAGCAGGCATACGCTTCCTCTGA
- the LOC144071861 gene encoding G/T mismatch-specific thymine DNA glycosylase-like isoform X2, with product MYDSKSSVNMEENEFTPLTVPTDYFQQWYQSSQQYPEVQHVVSHNNHYTDGTKDEPVMAELSVHREQPLYPEQFYQNYSHYQEPVYQQEPQQHPSYPQQQQQQQQYNVQQQETQYQHTVLQQQEPQYQNTTQQQEPNVPHQPPPATPPQVMTPVKKKRGRPPKIQREEGVAVKDEEEEARETAAKKAKRMLNRFNGMSVAEIGINPGLISAYKGHHYPNPGNHFWKCLFLSGFTEEQLNFMHDESLPEKYGIGFTNMVERTTPGSKDLSSKEIREGGRQLLEKLQKYKPLIAAFNGKGIYEIFCKEIFGVKAKNLDFGLQPYKIPDTETVCYLMPSSSPRCAQFPRAQDKVHFYIKLKELRDHMKGAVPKREVLETDYSFNLEKAKEDAKRLAIKEEQMDPEYESCSGQNTHANPVESF from the exons ATGTATGACAG taAATCGTCTGTTAATATGGAGGAAAACGAGTTTACACCGTTGACGGTCCCCACGGATTATTTCCAACAGTG GTACCAGTCGAGCCAGCAGTACCCAGAGGTGCAGCATGTGGTGTCCCACAACAACCACTATACCGACGGCACCAAGGATGAGCCCGTCATGGCCGAATTGTCGGTGCACCGGGAGCAGCCGCTCTATCCAGAGCAATTTTATCAGAATTACTCCCACTACCAGGAGCCCGTTTACCAGCAGGAGCCACAGCAGCATCCATCCtacccacaacaacaacaacaacaacaacaatataatGTCCAACAACAGGAAACGCAATACCAACACACTGTACTACAACAACAAGAACCTCAATACCAAAATACAACGCAGCAACAGGAGCCTAATGTTCCCCATCAACCTCCACCTGCCACTCCACCCCAAG tAATGACGCCAGTGAAGAAGAAGCGAGGTCGCCCGCCAAAGATCCAGCGTGAAGAAGGAGTAGCAGTaaaagatgaggaggaggaagccAGGGAGACAGCGGCGAAAAAGGCCAAAAGGATGCTGAACCGCTTCAACGGCATGTCAGTGGCTGAG ATTGGTATTAACCCGGGACTTATATCGGCATACAAAGGACACCATTACCCCAACCCTGGGAACCATTTCT ggAAGTGTTTGTTTCTGTCGGGTTTCACTGAAGAACAGCTGAACTTCATGCACGATGAGAGCCTGCCAGAAAAATATGGAATCGGCTTCACCAACATGGTAGAGAGGACCACGCCTGGCAGTAAAGACCTTTCGAG TAAGGAAATCCGCGAAGGAGGGCGGCAACTGcttgaaaaactgcaaaaatacaAGCCGCTGATTGCTGCTTTTAATGGAAAAG GTATTTATGAAATCTTCTGCAAGGAAATTTTTGGTGTGAAGGCAAAGAACTTGGATTTTGGATTGCAACCGTACAAGATCCCTGACACTGAAACC GTGTGTTACTTGATGCCATCGTCCAGCCCACGGTGTGCCCAGTTCCCCCGCGCGCAAGACAAAGTGCACTTCTATATCAAGCTGAAGGAACTACGAGACCACATGAAAGGCgcagttcccaaacgggaggtgctggagacAGACTACTCCTTTAATCTAGAGAAGGCAAAAG AAGATGCAAAGAGGCTCGCTATCAAAGAGGAGCAGATGGATCCTGAGTACGAAAGCTGCAGTGGTCAGAATACGCATGCCAATCCGGTCGAGTCTTTCTGA